Proteins from a single region of Dermochelys coriacea isolate rDerCor1 chromosome 28, rDerCor1.pri.v4, whole genome shotgun sequence:
- the LOC122457693 gene encoding zinc finger protein 70-like, whose protein sequence is MYKITLLTVSIVKHHGIHTGERPYECCECGKSFTQCSHLTTHQKIHKGEKPYECCECGKTFIQSSDFTIHQRIHTGERPYECCECGKSFTRSSELTTHQRIHMGERPYICCECGKSFTQSSSLTRHKRIHTGEKPYKCCQCGKSFTQSSDLTTHQRIHMGARFYVCCECGKSFTQPSHLIMHQKIHKGEQPYECCECGKSFTWSSALIDHQRICKEDKHQEKL, encoded by the exons ATGTAtaagatcactctccttacagtgt CCATTGTAAAACATCAtggaatccacactggagagagaccctatgaatgctgtgagtgtgggaaaagcttcactcagtGCTCACACCTTACTACACATCAAAAAATCCACAAAGGTGagaaaccctatgaatgctgtgagtgtgggaaaaccttcattCAGAGCTCAGACTTTACtatacatcagagaatccacacgggagagagaccctatgaatgctgtgagtgtgggaaaagcttcactcggAGCTCAGAACTTACTactcatcagagaatccacatgggagagagaccctatatatgctgtgagtgtgggaaaagcttcactcagagctcaAGCCTTACTAGACataagagaatccacacaggagagaaaccctataagtgctgtcagtgtgggaaaagcttcactcagagctcaGACCTTACTACACATCAGAGAATACACATGGGGGCAAGATTCTATgtatgctgtgagtgtgggaaaagcttcactcagcCTTCACACCTTATTATGCATCAGAAAATCCACAAAGGTGAGCAAccttatgaatgctgtgagtgtgggaaaagtttcacttgGAGCTCAGCCCTTATTGATCATCAGAGAATCTGCAAGGAAGATAAACACCAGGAAAAACTGTAG